ataatattcacCCGGCCGGCCGATACTTTACGAAGCAACACTTGTGCATTGAATTGAGAAataatcttttatatataaaaaatgataaaaaaaaattaaataaacaattttGTAAAGGCTACAAAAAAGAATCTCTCACTACcaacaaaaaacaatttatatccttagttaaaataaattaaatacaaaagGAGACCAATGACTAGATCGGTTTGCAGGTTACTATCTCCATTCCGTTTTAGTTGTCAAACGATATAAATTTTGACAAACATTTTAAGATGTGTTTTTTTATCTTATAGATATGAAAGAAgttgtaatttataatattttttgtacaatttttaaatatttaaattttattttaagatatcgaattaatgtaaactaatttaactttgaaaacaATTAAATTGATTCTTAAAAAGCGCAACATGAACAGTGGCGGAGCTAGAAATTTTATTGAGAATGTCCAAAAAAATGGTGTAGCTAtcaaaataaaaccaaaaaaaaaatattgtgcgCTATAATTGGGGTTGAAACTCAGAACTCCTTCATTCAAAATGAACACCTATTACCACTCGTCAAAGGTGTAGCTTTTGTTAAGAATGTccaactttaaatatatatatatccttcaaATGTAGAATTTAACGTACTTATACAAAGTAACGAAGAGTATTTGGTCGAACAAACGTAATGTTTTCCTACCTACTTATTTGACTTCTCATGCTTGACTAAATCCAAGTCTTTGTTGATTGATGAAAACGGAGTATTTGTTGTAATAACAATCATATCTgttaaaaaagatttaaaaaaaaaaaacataatatctgTCATATGACGCTGGTCTAAATTGAGAATAATATTTCTCTATTCATTTGACTTCTTATGCTTAACTAAACAAACTATTGTCCAATAGggtattataattttattaaaatactactaataataattataataagacTGACTTGTCATTGACTAACAATACCTTAAAAAAAAGTTCTctacaatataaataaatatgtacaCTAAGACAAGTTCATCTAAAGGAAAATATCaaagaaaatttcatatcaCTATATTTGATGATGGTTCCCAAAATTGTTCAATTTCTCATTCTCTTATATCTCTCTACAGTTACTTCCGCTTCAATTGAGGAAGCAATTGCCCTCCTAAAATGGAAAGCAACTTTCAAGAACAAGACTAATTCCTTATTGGCTTCATGGACACAAAGTTCAAATGCATGTGAGGATTGGTATGGGGTTATGTGCTCAAATGGTAGGGTAAGCAAGTTGGATATTCAAGGTGCTCGTGTCATCGGTACACTCTATGATTTTCCATTTTCGATTCTCCCTTTTCTTGAATATGTTGATCTTAGTGTGAATAATCTCTCTGGAACTATCCCGCCTGAAATTAGCAATCTCACTAATCTTGTCTATCTTGACTTGCACACCAATATGCTTTCAGGCACAATCCCATCACAAATCGGCTCACTAGCCAAGCTCCAGAACATTAACATCTATGACAACCTTTTAAATGGTTCCATTCCTGCCTCATTGGGCAATTTGACCAACTTGtctattttgtttctttatcaGAATAATCTTTCTGGCTCGATTCCTACAGAAATAGGTTATATAAGGTCTCTTACTTCTCTAGATTTGGGTACTAATTCTCTTAATGGTTCTATTCCAGCTTCATTGGGAAATTTGATCAACTTATCTAGTTTGTTTCTTAATGAGAATCACCTTTTTGGCAATATTCCTACTTCATTGGGAAATTTGACCAACCTTTCTATTTTGTATCTTCAACAGAATAACTTTTCTGGCTCCATTCCTGAAGAAATAGGTTACTTAAGGTCTCTTAGTCAACTAGTTTTGGCTAAAAATTCTCTAAGTGGTGCAATTCCTGCTTCATTGGGGAATTTGACCAGCTTAACCTCTATGTATCTTCGTGAGAATCATCTTTCTAGCTCAATTCCTGAAGAAATAGGTTACATCAACACTCTTAGTTATTTAGATTTGTCTACTAATTTTCTTAATGGTTCTATTCCTTCTTCTTTGGGGAATTTGAACAACTTGTATCTTTTGTCTCTTTATGCTAACAACCTTTCTGGTTCGATTCCAAGTGAGTTGGGGAATATAGGAAGACTTGTTactatgtttttaaatattaatcaacTCGTTGGTTCAATTCCGGATTCCTTAGGCAACTTGAGAAACTTGCAATGGATGTATCTCCACAACAATAATCTCACTGAGAAAATTCCTTCATCGTTCTGCAATTTGATGAAATTGGAAGTGGTGTATTTAGGGAGAAACAACTTGAGGGGAGAAATTCCGCAATGTCTAGTTAATATTAGTGGACTCCAGGTATTGAAAATAGAAGATAATAATCTTGGTGAAGATATCCCTTCGTCTATTTGCAATCTAACATCCCTAAGGATTTTAGATTTGGGTAGAAACAATTTGAAGGGGGCAATTCCACAATGTTTTGGCAACATGGGTGGTCATCTTGAGGTTTTGGATATCCACCAAAACAATCTTTATGGGACTCTTCCAGAAATTTTTACCATTGGAAGTGCACTCAGAAGCTTAGACTTGCATGACAATGAATTAGAAGGAAAAATCCCCCCATCTTTAGCCAATTGCAAGAACTTGGAAATTCTTGATTTAGGAGACAATCACTTTAGTGATACATTCCCAATATGGTTTGAAACTTTGCCAAATCTGAAAGTTTTAAGCTTGAGATCGAACAAATTACATGGGCCAATTAGAGGTTTAAGTAATGAAAACATGTTTTCTAAGCTTCGAATCATAGATCTCTCTTACAATGCTTTCACAGGAAACTTGTCAActagtctgtttcaaaaattaaaagccATGAGGACAATTGATCAAACCGCGAATATACCAACATATCTTGGTAAATCTGGAGAGAGAGATTACAATGATTCTGTAACCATTTCAACAAAAGGAAGAGAGTATGAACTTGAtagaatttcaacaattttcaaGACTATCGATCTTTCAAGTAACAAATTTGAAGGACATATTCCAAGTAGTTTGGGAGATCTCATTGCACTTCGGGTGCTAAATTTGTCTCATAACAAATTACAAGGTAATATACCATCATCACTTGGAAGTTTATCTTTAATCGAATCATTGGATTTTTCATTTAACCAGCTTTCGGGAGAGATACCACAACAACTTGTTGGTATGACGTTTCTTGCAGTCTTAAATCTCTCTCACAATCATCTCCAAGGTTGCATTCCTCAAGGACGTCAATTTGATACATTTGAAAATAATTCATATGAAGGTAATGATGGATTACGAGGATTTCCACTTTCGAGAAGTTGTGGAAGT
This portion of the Solanum pennellii chromosome 12, SPENNV200 genome encodes:
- the LOC107006914 gene encoding receptor-like protein 9DC3; the encoded protein is MMVPKIVQFLILLYLSTVTSASIEEAIALLKWKATFKNKTNSLLASWTQSSNACEDWYGVMCSNGRVSKLDIQGARVIGTLYDFPFSILPFLEYVDLSVNNLSGTIPPEISNLTNLVYLDLHTNMLSGTIPSQIGSLAKLQNINIYDNLLNGSIPASLGNLTNLSILFLYQNNLSGSIPTEIGYIRSLTSLDLGTNSLNGSIPASLGNLINLSSLFLNENHLFGNIPTSLGNLTNLSILYLQQNNFSGSIPEEIGYLRSLSQLVLAKNSLSGAIPASLGNLTSLTSMYLRENHLSSSIPEEIGYINTLSYLDLSTNFLNGSIPSSLGNLNNLYLLSLYANNLSGSIPSELGNIGRLVTMFLNINQLVGSIPDSLGNLRNLQWMYLHNNNLTEKIPSSFCNLMKLEVVYLGRNNLRGEIPQCLVNISGLQVLKIEDNNLGEDIPSSICNLTSLRILDLGRNNLKGAIPQCFGNMGGHLEVLDIHQNNLYGTLPEIFTIGSALRSLDLHDNELEGKIPPSLANCKNLEILDLGDNHFSDTFPIWFETLPNLKVLSLRSNKLHGPIRGLSNENMFSKLRIIDLSYNAFTGNLSTSLFQKLKAMRTIDQTANIPTYLGKSGERDYNDSVTISTKGREYELDRISTIFKTIDLSSNKFEGHIPSSLGDLIALRVLNLSHNKLQGNIPSSLGSLSLIESLDFSFNQLSGEIPQQLVGMTFLAVLNLSHNHLQGCIPQGRQFDTFENNSYEGNDGLRGFPLSRSCGSNWTPETNNSDYESDDEESNSEFLNDFWKAALMGYGSGLCIGLSIIYIMISTGNLKWLATIFEKLEHKIMMRQLRKQQSQRCLGEHLVECS